One genomic window of Fusarium fujikuroi IMI 58289 draft genome, chromosome FFUJ_chr01 includes the following:
- a CDS encoding related to bZIP transcription factor → MSGPGQNTVDIDALLDLTEYDNFQSPATSVSPSGTSKATFASPISAAVAAPATTTAQSLSGPSHNYDMYRQQTGFVPGAIANTMAVNQTNNTGYQDFRNIDYLTTFSPEADLFDFNTSPSQATLGASDMDMDFESQTETQQFFTVDPSSIEQENAGLPSPPVLPTQNNGRLWPGAHSQAALAKAQQQQRQQQQIIQQQQQAQRQASQPKSRGKAPQPTDPIVEQKITQLLNSMRAKPSMPESQATSPMANLPRSKKDEEEMDEDERLLASEEGKKLSSKERRQLRNKVSARAFRSRRKEYITQLETEIANKVSENGDLRAQNRALVDENKRLTDLTRMLLSSPSFSNFLDNLSSNPTAVQQTPQLKVEPQPEQRQVPKDINPYNAQQSSQHQIGMAMIPEQNMDFSMLTLDGSFNFQPQVFVVDTPELPDAIDASVLSGKTSNFAEPIFDSEEEKLEVPAIERPVEKPEVSEPIDAAPVDLEFESDPEFALFHTETATTTTEQPKEFDTEGLSHVDIFGGVESEKVLARLELVDAGEEECIAALAMARVQRISASCDAVTSRLELLTMDL, encoded by the exons ATGTCGGGTCCTGGCCAGAATACCGTCGATATCGACGCTCTCCTCGATCTTACCGAGTACGATAACTTCCAATCTCCTGCTACTTCAGTATCACCATCAGGAACATCAAAGGCTACCTTCGCGAGCCCTATCTCAGCCGCTGTCGCTGCTCCCGCCACCACAACTGCCCAGAGCTTGAGCGGCCCCAGTCACAACTATGACATGTACCGACAACAGACTGGCTTTGTGCCCGgtgccatcgccaacacaATGGCCGTTAACCAGACAAACAACACTGGTTACCAAGACTTCCGCAACATCGACTACCTAACCACCTTCAGCCCCGAGGCTGATCTGTTTGATTTCAACACATCTCCTTCGCAGGCTACTTTGGGTGCTTCggatatggatatggattTCGAGTCGCAGACCGAGACGCAACAGTTTTTCACTGTCGACCCTAGCAGCATCGAGCAAGAGAACGCTGGCCTTCCCTCACCACCCGTTTTGCCCACACAGAACAACGGCCGTCTCTGGCCTGGTGCTCACTCCCAAGCCGCTCTTGCCAAggctcagcaacaacagcgacagcagcagcagatcattcagcagcaacaacaagctcaGCGCCAGGCATCGCAGCCCAAGTCTCGTGGCAAGGCCCCTCAGCCTACCGACCCCATTGTTGAGCAGAAGATTACTCAGCTCCTGAACTCTATGCGAGCCAAGCCCTCAATGCCTGAAAGTCAGGCTACCAGCCCCATGGCCAACCTTCCCCGATCCAAGaaggacgaagaggagatggatgaggatgagcgcCTCTTGGCTAGCGAggagggcaagaagctcagcaGCAAGGAGCGACGACAGCTTCGCAACAAGGTCTCCGCTCGTGCTTTCCGTTCCCGCAGAAAGG AATACATCACTCAGCTTGAGACTGAGATTGCCAACAAGGTCAGCGAGAACGGTGACCTCCGCGCTCAGAACCGTGCTCTCGTGGACGAGAACAAGCGTCTGACTGACCTCACCCGCATGCTCCTGTCTTCGCCTTctttctccaacttcttGGACAACCTCAGCAGCAACCCTACCGCTGTTCAGCAGACTCCTCAGCTCAAGGTCGAGCCTCAACCTGAGCAGCGACAGGTACCCAAGGACATCAACCCCTATAACGCTCAGCAGTCTTCTCAGCACCAGATTGGCATGGCTATGATCCCTGAGCAGAACATGGACTTCTCCATGCTCACTCTTGATGGCTCTTTCAACTTCCAGCCTCAGGTCTTTGTTGTCGATACTCCTGAGCTTCCTGATGCTATTGACGCTTCTGTTCTCTCTGGCAAGACCTCCAACTTTGCTGAGCCCATCTTCGACtccgaggaggagaagcttgaggtgCCCGCCATTGAGCGCCCTGTCGAGAAGCCCGAGGTTTCTGAGCCCATTGACGCCGCCcctgttgatcttgaatTTGAGTCTGATCCTGAATTCGCACTGTTCCATACTGAGACcgctaccaccaccactgaGCAACCCAAGGAGTTTGATACTGAGGGTCTATCGCACGTTGACATCTTTGGCGGCGTTGAGTCCGAAAAGGTCCTTGCCCGTCTCGAACTTGTCGATGCCGGTGAGGAAGAATGTATCGCTGCTTTGGCCATGGCTCGCGTGCAACGTATCAGCGCCAGCTGTGACGCTGTTACATCGAGGTTAGAACTTCTTACCATGGACCTGTAG